A region of the Falco biarmicus isolate bFalBia1 chromosome 10, bFalBia1.pri, whole genome shotgun sequence genome:
GGCAGCCTGCCCTGAGGATGCTGCGCTTCTTTGGTCCAGCCGTTCCCAAGAGATGTGTCTTGCCCCTttcagctggggaggagggatcCAAATGGCTGAAACTGGGAAGTgggtgaagaagaaaagcctgaagTGGTACAATGAATAGTGGGTGGGTTTAGAGggtctttttcttaaaaaaaagctgAGTTTTCTCTTTCAATGGCTCTGAATTCTGCAGTCCATAAAGAGGAGCTTGGGCGGGGGAACTAAAccctggagagctgggatggagggCTGAGGGGGAACAgcagacaaaaaggaaaagcaggcagtgctttgtgccccccccagcaggGGACCAGCCAGAAGGAGACCAGCAACACTTCTTGCTTCTTCCACTGCCCTTTGCCTGTGTTTCCTGCTGTGCCTTCtctattcctttttcctttgaaaagatTGGTAGATGCAGGGGAGAGAAGGACAGAGcgatgggggggagggggggatgggTGTAAGGGTGCAGCTGATCCCGGTGGGCTTAGCATGCAATGAAAGACAGTAAAGCAGCACTGTAAAAATGTGTCTCTATGACAGAAAATTTTCAGCTATTGTATATATTTCTGCAAGTATCCCTGTCTCAATGAAGGTGTGCGGCAGTGCACGCTCAGGAGGTCCCACCCATCTGCCTGCCTTCTCTACAGAACAGGATTGGACCTCGTTTGCggagtgggggtgggagggacgGCTGAGGCTCACCAGCCATCGAAACCAAGGTTGCACCGAACTTGAGATGGACGAGGTGGTGGATGAGACAGGCGTAGGCATAACATGCATTTTCCAGTTGGTGCATTCTCTCCCTCCCAACCCACATATGCCTATGGCATATTTCATCTTCCCAAAGATGCAGTTTTACTGTTAAAGGAGACTCAGGATCATGAAGAAGTGTGTGCTTCAGAGAAACTGCACTTCTTTGTGGCTCAGACCAAGCAGAGAAATGATTTCAAGGAGTAGAAAGCCATGGGAAACCAGTGATGtggcaggaggaaagagaaTAGGGCAGTGTTTGCcaagggagggagcagggctgagcctcgcccagctgcctttgcagggagcagctccccaTCACCTATAGCACTTATAGCAGGAATGGAGAGTAGCCTGGAATGGCAGGAGAAAAAGGCAAGCAAATCCTTAAATTAAGGAGggtcttgtttgctttcttcattattttcttctttattggCAGCAAACGCAGACCCGTGctgaagggagagcagctgcaATTGTCTGCAGCTGGTGCCCGGGGGCTCTTTTTCCCCTTGGGAagattttcttgggtttgtttaaacaaacaaacaaatccctGGATTGAAAAGAAGTGGGGCTtgcttcccccagcccagcagtcctccctctttccccccTGCCACCTTAGGCGTTTCTCCTGGCCATGGTGGCTGTTTTCCGCGCTGGAGCAGCGGGGTGGGCGGCACATGCTCAGTGCGGGCTGAGATGCGGTGCTGGCCCCGCTGCCGGCAGTTGCAGGGGCAGAGCCCTcgcaccccctccccacctcgGCCGCACCAGGCTTTGGGCTTTTCTGCACCGCAGAAGGGGCATCTGGCCGGACCCTGCAGGGCTGCATAACTTTCCCCACCATTTGTAGGCATCTGGGTGGAATAAAGAGATGCGAGGTTATAAAATGATGCAGTAAGGTGACAGCCTCGTGGGCTTTGCTCCAATGTCTGCACATCTGAGAAGGTGGAGCCAAGAGGCAACACTGGTTTGTCATTCCTGGCCTTACGACTGGGCACGGTAAATGTGCTTTGGCAGATCCTGAAGTTTTCCCCTCCTACACAGACACGCGAGAGTTGTGTGACTTTGTGTAGGTCTGGGTTATCCCCTTAATCCCTTTTCTGGGATTTTACTGGTAGGCACCGTATGGTATTGCCCTGTCCTGACACTTACTGCTCATGCCGCAGAGCCAGAGCCCTTTCCATCAAGCTCTCCACCTCTGTGTTCTCAAGAAATCactgttctcttttcttcaggTATTGATGGAGTCTATATGGTCTTAAAAACTTATGTTACTTCTATTAGGACTTCAGTTTTACAAGCCAAAAAAATCTATTGTAgccatttttaatatttttttttaccactgtATCCAAATGAGGGGTCAAAATCctccaaaaatatttgttctttctaaaatataaatcatattttctttGATGGCAACATGTAGACTCTGTGAGGATCCCTTACGTATCTCAAAAGAGCTCTTTCTTGAGGCATAGCAATGTTGGTTCAAGTTTGGGGAAGGCATTGTTTTGGCAGACGAACACATTCtccttctgcaaaggaaaagctgagactGAGCGGTGTGATGTGGCAGCTGTAAGGTTGCAGATAAGACCTGGGTGGcagcagtgtgggcagcaggatgGATTGCAACTTCCAGCTTTCTTAGGGTGAACGGGGCTGATGATTCTTGCTGACAATACTTGGAGGGACCTGAAGCTCACTAAACCTTCTATACCTCTGAAATAATGGGAAACAGCATGGCTGGCTGATCCCTCCCAGGTGTCCAACTGACATGGGCTTTATTCTTCTGGGTGTAAgcttatgtttaaaaaaaaataatctcctgtCCAGAGGGCAGTTAAACCAGTGGTCCAGTCTTTGCCTGTGatttagaaatacagaagagcTAGAGAGCAACCAAAGGCCATGTGCATGTGCTGTAGCGCTCTGGCACATCCCAACTGGTGAAGAGCTGATCAGCGTATTTCCAAATAATCCTTTTATTCTTTCAAGGTACCTCTACATGTTTAGTGTCATACTAGAGAACCTTGTGTTCTCTGAATGCGTTTATACAAATATTACCACTGTATAGCAGGCAAGTAAAATAATCTTCTGGTTAATGCAAAGGAAACCAAGATCCAGAGACCCAGTGGCTGTCTGGTCACACAGCATGTCTGTACCTGATGCTTCATGGCATTGGACTCCTGTCTCTGCCTCATGAACTGCTGTCTTATCTGGTCCCCAGCTCCTTTGTAGCTCTTTGCCTCATCCAGACCTGACCCTCTGAACCCTCTGTGTTTGCCCCAAATCCACAAACACCCTGGGACAGCCAAATCCACAAACACCCTGGGACAGCTGCCTGCATTGGGctcctttctttgctttatgaAGCAACTCAGGCCATGCTTCTCTCCTTCCTGACAGTCAcccaccagctcagctgccGGGTCTCCGCTGCCTGTTCAGCCCCTCTCTCTTGCCAAGCCCTTAGAAGAGGAGCTTTCCCTGGTTATTTTCTGGAGGGCAGCCCACATGTTCCAGTGGTACAGCCTGGGTGATTTGCTAACCTGTTGGCTGTGCGGAAGACAGGTTGATGTGGCGTCCATGAGCTGCAGGTGAAACCCAGGGGAGCGGCCGGGTGACTGGGAACCCTTCCTGAGTGACAGTTTAGCAGATGTCGGACAGAAGGCAGAGTAACCCTCGCATCTGCCTCTTACCATGGATGGTTCCACATGAACCCACAGTAACTTCTGGGCCTCAGATCtcctgaggagcagctgagatgGTGTATGGCATCAGTGTGGGGTACAAATGCTGATTtgaagaaaaccccaaacccactaGTGTTTTCTGGTTGTGTGAGCTCCCCACTGacctgttttcagaagctggGGAGCAAGAAGGTGGAAGCGAGTTAAACTGAAGTGAGGGTCTTGCCATTATTTTTATGCTAAGATTCAGAGCAGGTGACAATATCTAGGGTCTGTTGCACTCTCGAGGCTCATCAAGAACTAGGGTTGCTCTTGTGTATGTGGCATTGCAGTCTTTGTGCTGAAGGACTCCGTTCGCTGTCTCTCCAGCTTCCTTACCTTCTGGTTGTGCTTTGTCTATAGTTGTACTTGGACTGTTCCCATTTTTTCATGCTATAATATTCTTTATGGAAGCAATTTTTACTTCTCCAAAGTTATCTCTGCaaaccaaattatttccttatcATAACCTTCCTTTGACCTTGCTATTAGACATAGCACATCTGGTCTCATCCATTTAAAGTGCCTGAATTCACATAAATTAGTCTCGCTATGCCTCTGGTTCATTATGAATGACTCTGTATCAGCGTTGTGCCTAAATGGCCTCACTCTGTTTTGCTGGATGTCATTAAACAAGAAGACAGACTACTCAAGCAGTCTGCAGTTTAATTTTATCTGGTTAGGAGGCAGAGAACAAAACTTTTTGATGACTAATAAGTGGTGAGCACCACTGCCCAGGTACATCGTGAGTGGGAAGATAGTTCCCGTTGCTCACACGCTGCACCCATCCCTAGCCATTCCTCCATCTCCTGCACCACAGTCActccaggagcagctggatGGTGTCTccggggggtggtggtgtatCTTGGAGATAAACACTTTCCACGGATAAATGCTGTACACAGGGCTCgtgcaaagcagcaaagcagcgAGGCTATGGAAGTGAAGTATGTGCTGTGTAGCACTAGAGGGAGCACAGGAGATGAGTGGCtggagagaaagcaagctggGAGCAACCCGGCCCTCTTGGTGGCTTGATGAACGCCCAGGTGATCTCTCTTCTTCTCCTTGCCACAGGGAGAAAGGTGTTTTGCCCATGCAATATATAGAGCACAGAGAAAAGTTagatgaaaaattttaataaagattAATTGTGGCCTGGGGTGTGCAATGGAATATAAACAAAGCAGGATCTGACTGTGCTGTTTACAGGGCATAAATACTCAGAGATGCTGAGGACTGGTCCTTTTTAGATAGTATTCTATCTTAAACACTACCCAGGGCCCTATGAAACCAACTAAATGAAAGTTCACCCCTTTACAGGATGGGACTCTGATATATTTTCTATAACTTCTACAGTTTATTCACTCAATTTACACAACTCCGTTATTTGCAATGTTTCACCCCAATTCTGAGATGAAAGCTGTGAAGTGTTACGACTTAGTGATGAAGACCATACCAGAGTGAATGAGCTTGTTACTATTGCAGCgtttgtccaaaaagaaaagtaaaatatccACAATTCATACCTGAGCGAGCAGCCTGTCCTAACCCTCTACCCATCGGTGGGACAAAGCTCTTGCTGTACCTCGGAGACCACGGTGACACTGTGGTGTAGTGTCCCTTAGGAATTGAGCCAGAGCGCCTTACTAATTTATGCACACATACAATATTTGCTCAATGTGAGCTGAATTTATGTTTCCTAACTTGGCAGaagtaaaaaatgcaaatagatGCTTAAATAACAAGTACAGCATTTCGTGTCTAATTGTTCTTAAATTATGTACATTTGTGCACTAGAAGACATACAGTCTGTCCTGGAAGGGACTTGGTGGCCATAGCATATTCTGGCCAGCCAGCTCTCTTACCTTGGCTCAAGGATTTTGTCTGCTGGCATAAATATGTCCTCAAAATTTTGTCTCCATTGTCAAATGTGAGTGCAGGTACTTCTGAACTaaattttagtgctgaggtttgcAGTGCTGATCTCCTACCCTTGGGCGTTTCAAGCAGGTCCTTGTGACCAGCGGCGCTGGAGGCACAGCCCAGGGGCTCGTTGGCAGCCCCCTGAAGTGACCCAGTCGTtgtgtttcttgcttttacttGCTGGATCAGAGGATCTGCCCCCCTGACAGGAGgccttttcttattttagcCTGTTGACAGCGCGCTGGATACACATACCGCCTATTTGTCACTGATGGTCAAAAGCGCACAAGGCCGTGGGCgttgctgtgggtgctgctgtgtcCCACGGGTGACCGCGGGGACAGAGCGGGGCCGGGAGGGCCCCAGGATCCATCCACTTCTGGGGCCGTGGGTCGGGGTGACTCCTTCGGGGgccgctcctgccccctccTCGTGACAAAGCCTCTGGGCtcggtgctgctgggggcttgCCGGGGGCTGTGGCGACCGGGCAGCTCCGGGCCGGGGTCTCTCGGGGCGGGGGTGCGATGCTGAGCGGGCAGCTCCGGGCCGGATCCCGGGGTCTCTCCGAGGGGGCGGTGCTGAGCGGGCAGCTCCGGGCCAGGATCTCTCGGGGTGGCCGTGGTAACCGGGCAGCTCCGGGCCGGGGGCTCTCGGTGTGTGTGTGCGATGCTGAGCAGGCAGCTCCGGGCCGGGATCCTGGGGGTCTCTCGGGGGAGCGGTGCTGAGCGGGCAGCTCCCGGACCGGGGTGTCTccgggggagggggctgtgctgAACGGGCAGCTCCGGGCCGGGGTCTCTCGGGGTGTGTGTGCGATGCTGAGCGGGCAGCTCCCGGGCCGGGGTCCCGGCGCCGCGCGGACCCTCCCCGGCACCGGCCGCGGGGTCTCGGGCCGCTCCCGgtgctccccccgccccccgaggcgcggggcgggagcgggtTCTCCCGACGGTGGCGCTGCGGGAGGTGACCCCCGCCGGTCCCcgcggccccgcagcgcccagccccgccccggccgggcccgcaCGCGCCGCCGATGGCACCGGGTGGCGCGGGGGGCAGCTGCGGCCCCGGCGtcggtgtgtgtgtgtgtgcacagcagCTCCGCAGCTCGGTACGGCCGTGCCGCATCCCGGCGGGGCGGCGTCCGTCTGCCCTCCTCCTTTTCCGTTCAGTtgacggggcgggggggaacgGTCAGTGCGcgctgcagaagggaaagcgCCGCCGGGAAGATCCGGGTGGGATGGAGGCAGCTGCGGAATTACTACAGCAGCTCTGAAGGCAGGGACCGCAGCGCACTCGTCTGCACAGAGCGTGGAACCAGCGCAGGGCAGACGTACTGCAGTCCAAGTAATGACACAAACAGCGCTGTGCTCCGTAACGGGGGCTAGGGGACAACTGAACGAGTGGGCTGCGGGTGCAGCACATCTGCTTAATGTCTTGATTTCACCCAGGACCAGACATAATGGTAGAGCAACGACCCCGGTGCATGGTTCGTATTAAGAGATAACATCTCTCATTCAGTCCAGGGGACCCTCCCCAGGGCCTTTGGCAGCACATGATGGGATACACCAGCTTGTTGCTGCATGCCCCGACTTCTAGCACGATACAGCACTCTCAGAGGCTTTCCagtgacatttttcattaagaacaaaaccaaagatgTCCTGCTCTGTGGCTAGCTCTGCTGATGGAAACTATTCCTATTTGATTTACAGGACTGCTCAGGGTATTAAAATCAGAACGTGcagcaaactaaaaaaatgttcagtaaAGAGCTGAGCTTCAGGGACTGTTGGTTAGCAAAAGGAGGGTGTTAATTAGGATGAAGTTCTGTatctagaaggaaaaataagtgcACATATGAAGCAGGCATATGAAATCACTGTTTTCGCACCTGAGTagctgcaggaaggcagaggagatCTGAAAGATGCTCCTAAGAGAATGTGGTACACAAAGTGatacttttttcaaaattgttctGTATCTAATGCCTCTTCAGATCACAAAGCTCTGGGGATTTCCCTTCCCTGGCCCAAAGGAGGGTCTTGCTCTGAAGGTGGCATTGGCGGCCAGGCTGCAGGTTCTTCTCTGGCTGGAGGTCAAACGGCAGCTCGGTCAGGAAGGGTCAACCAAGGCCAGGAGCACAAGGACGTGTGGGAAATCCAGAAGTAGGaccaaggcagagcagcagcatgtcTGTGCCCTtggtggagggaggaggaggggcagCATGAGGCTCAGGGCAGGTTTGGCCTGACACGCAGCCATGAAGACTCTCCCCGCATGTCTGGGTGTCCCCTGTGAAGCCAGGCCGGGGCAGAGCCTCACAGCATGTGGGAGacagcagcacccactgctgagcctcagctgctgaccTGTGATGTGGCAGTGTTGCTGCAAGGGTTACACTGGTGTGATAAAGAACTTGACAGCCTGATGGAGcacctttctgttttcaagtcCTTCTATTCTGAGGTTCTTTGTCAAGTGTGAGTGAACAGTTCACTGTCTTTAATGTGCTAAACTCCAAAAATACAGGTGAAGGTTGCCCCAGAAACAGACCCACTGCaagctgtggtgctgctgtcGTTGGGGCAGCAGCTTGTGTACTTGTGATCACTGCGGATGCTGCAGTGCATCCTCCAGTCACAGGAATGATGAGCAAACTGGAGGGATCTTGCAGCAGTGGAGCTCGAAGGGTTTGTGTATTTCCCTGTCCTATGCAGAAGGCTGTGGGGACAGCATTTGCAGACCAGCATCAGCCTCTGCCTGCATGGGCCAAGGTGGTGACAGAATCCACTTACACCCTCCCTTATCTGcttctgcagggaaggaagcaCCTCAGGAAGCTGAGTTACAGCAATCCCCCTGCTTAGCAGCACCCTGAACTGTATCTTCACTCAGatgcccattttttttctccacattgCTGGCTGCCTCTTGCTTCTTCACCCTGATGTCAGAAATGCATATTCCTAACTTGCCAGGGGTTGAGCAATGTTTCCAGGTATTGATGTGCGTTGTTTTACCTCTGAGTCTGGAACTGGAATGGAGAAAGAGTCTGGGCAGCTGTCCCGATGGGGTTAACTACACGGGCTGCAGTGTTTTACTCCTTCGGAGTGAAAATCCTGCACAGAAACTTATACCTCTAGATGTGGCAAATTCCTCCTGTGTCTTCCTACCACATTTGCCACACTGGCAGCTAGTTTAATCTGCTCTAGAACAGATGCTCATTGGGAACCTCTTGGCAAGCTATAGCACCCTGGAAAAGATTCCACAGAGTCTGGTagctgaaaatgtgttttcttctgtccaCTTGCTTCATTTCTCCGTGACAAAGAGCTGCCACTGCCATTAGACACTCTTCTCATTGCTATTTTGTACTTTTCAGCCTacaaggagaaaatgaaggagCTGTCTCTGCTCTCCCTCATCTGCTCCTGTTTCCACACCCAGCCCCATCCCAATACCATCTACCAGTATGGAGGTACGTAACCTGCTCTCACAGGGGCCACGACATCATTTGCGTGATGCTCCAGCAGACAACTTGGGAGCTCGTCAGAGTGCTGGGCTTTCCCAAACTGGAGCAGCAATCCATGCCTCAGCCCAGGGTCTTTCTGTTTAGTCTCCTTTCACAGTTTATGTTATTAACATAACCAACATTTTCCCAGAAAGTGCCTGCAGAAGCTGTCTGCTTCATGCTGGGGTGATGCGTAACATGTTAACAGCAATATGGCCATTCTGTAACTATGCcatgaatttaaattaattgcaTTGACATAGAGGGGGGATGAAGCTGATCACTAATCGGGAAATTTTGGAGACAGAACAAAATCACCCATATCAGGGCATGGGAACACCCTAATTCCTATGTGAAGAGCTCAGTGCCCTCAGGTGAATGCTTTCCTGAGTGTCATGGCTCCACAGAGTTGCTGTTTTTTGCCCCTCCCCCAAAGATATGGAGGTGAAGCAGCTGGATAAGAGGGCATCAGGCCAGAGCTTCGAAGTGATCCTGAAGTCGCCTTCAGATTTATCTCCCGAGAGCCCCatcctttcctccccacccaaGAAGAAGGATCTGtccctggaggagctgcagaggaggctggaggctgcagaggagagaaggaaggtaATGAGATGTCCTGTAGAAGCAGTGACTTTTCTGTGATGGGTACCAGTTGCACCAAACCCTAAAACTGGCTTAGCAGGAGCAATCTAAATTGGCTGGGAAGAGTCTTCTGACAGTTATCATTATATTCCACTGTAAATTGTCAGGTGAGACATGGGAGTCATGGAGTGAGGTTCTGTAGCCTTGTTTAGGCAGGGAACTGGACACGATGATCATCATCGTCCTCCTGTTCCTAAAACCACACGGTATGGTGTCCTCTGCATGTGACCTGCCGGTGGGGGCTGTTCTCGCCAGCTGATGCTGCAGATGTAGCAGGTGGTCACACACCAGCCTGAACCACACCGAAACACAGCTGTGTGTTTCGGACAGCTGGCTGTGCCACATTTTATTGTAAGTGCTGTATGAAATGTCTCCTGGTGAAAACtgctgaaaaggagaaaaccgGTAGAGTAAAACAGAGTATAAATGTTATGGGTATTGGTGGCTAAGAGGAGAGCAAGCTGGAATCATTGAAAGGATGAGGTGACACTTGGAGAGGAGACTCAACGTCCACGTGAAGGTCACCTTGGTTTTGCTGAGCTGGTGGGCGCAGCGTTGCATCGCCTGGAGCACCGGGCCCAGCAGACATTGCCCCACCGCAGGAAAAAGGTATCAAAGTATCTTCCAAGCCAGAGTGTTATGGGATGGAGGGGGGTGGCAGTGTGGCTTTGAGCAGAGGAGATGGTCAGAAAGCCTTTCTGGGGAGCTGAAGGCTAGAAGAGCCTCTTCGGTTTCCTTACGCCTCGGCAGACCCAGGAGGCACAGGTGCTGAAGCAGCTGGCGGAGAAGCGGGAACATGAGCGGGAGGTGCTGCACAAGGCACTGGAGGAGAACAACAACTTCAGCCGCCTGGCCGAGGAGAAGCTCAACTACAAGATGGAGCTGAGCAGGGAGATCCGCGAAGCACATCTTGCCGCCTTGAGGGAGCGGCTCCGTGAGAAGGCGAGTGCGATGCTGTGGGAgagggctgggtgctggtggccatggcaggagctggggtcTGGTCCCTGCAGGTTTGTCCCAGTGCGATGGGCACAGAAGAGTGAGCATCCCATTGCTGGTAGGAAGCGGGATGTGGAGCAGCTCCACTCAGGAGCAGCATGAGGAGGGGGGAATGTGTCTTTCAAGGTCAGTAAAGAAAATACCATCTGGCTGATCTTGATAAGTGCAAGCTCAAAGGCACAGGATCAGGCCCACCCCACATCCACGGGTGGGTGGCTGAAGGGCTTTGCAGAAGGCAGGAGCCGCGAACGTGTTTGCTGTAGGTTCGCATCACCTCCAGTCTCCCACAGGTGAGATGCTTTGATCCTTGCAGGTATAACCCGCTGCCCTCGGGGTGTGTTGGATGGGTGACCagtgtcttttcttttgtttttgccTGATGCCAATTCTGTgtgcaggagagaaggaaagcagaaattgCAAGCACAGAAAGTGTTAGCCTGGTGGTGTCTCTCCCATCTTTGCAGGAACTGCATGCAGCTGAAGTTCGCAGGAACAAGGAACAGCGGGAGGAGATCTCTGGATAAAGGGCTTTTCTACACATCTAGCACCTGATTCCTGTTAACAAACCAACCAATCGACCAACcaccacattttattttgtttgtctAGATGCAACATTCGGTTCTccatccccccctcccctggtGTTCGTCCCCCAGCTACACGCTTCTCTATCTCTGCATCCTTAATAGTCAGTACTTGTGGGGATTCACAGATCATAGGGACCTCTAAGCAGAATAGCAACTAGTTAAC
Encoded here:
- the STMN3 gene encoding stathmin-3 isoform X1; translation: MTQTALCSVTGARGQLNEWAAGAAHLLNVLISPRTRHNGRATTPVHAYKEKMKELSLLSLICSCFHTQPHPNTIYQYGDMEVKQLDKRASGQSFEVILKSPSDLSPESPILSSPPKKKDLSLEELQRRLEAAEERRKTQEAQVLKQLAEKREHEREVLHKALEENNNFSRLAEEKLNYKMELSREIREAHLAALRERLREKELHAAEVRRNKEQREEISG
- the STMN3 gene encoding stathmin-3 isoform X2 encodes the protein MASTVSAYKEKMKELSLLSLICSCFHTQPHPNTIYQYGDMEVKQLDKRASGQSFEVILKSPSDLSPESPILSSPPKKKDLSLEELQRRLEAAEERRKTQEAQVLKQLAEKREHEREVLHKALEENNNFSRLAEEKLNYKMELSREIREAHLAALRERLREKELHAAEVRRNKEQREEISG